One genomic segment of Ricinus communis isolate WT05 ecotype wild-type chromosome 5, ASM1957865v1, whole genome shotgun sequence includes these proteins:
- the LOC8280577 gene encoding gibberellin-regulated protein 14, translating to MAFRALLLLLAALLSLTATRASSHSEVFKEKDIYSRVLIAPTPVPAPPVVKPTPTTPPVYKPPATPTTPVVKPPTSPAPPVVKPPTPSPPVYKPPTTPVIKPPNAPSPVVKPPTVPAPPVVKPPTYSPPVAKPPTPAPPVVKPPSTPAPPMFKPPTPLPPPSGTPLPPVRSRADCIPLCAERCKLHSRKNICTRACITCCDRCKCVPPGTYGNREKCGKCYTDMTTRHNKPKCP from the exons ATGGCTTTCAGAGCTCTGTTGCTTCTTCTTGCTGCTCTTCTTTCACTTACTGCTACAAGG GCTTCATCCCACAGTGAAGTGTTTAAGGAGAAG GACATTTACTCCAGAGTACTAATAGCGCCTACACCAGTCCCTGCACCACCGGTAGTCAAGCCAACCCCAACTACCCCGCCTGTTTACAAGCCGCCCGCCACCCCTACCACACCAGTAGTCAAGCCACCGACTAGTCCTGCTCCGCCAGTAGTGAAGCCACCCACTCCTTCACCGCCTGTCTACAAGCCCCCCACCACACCAGTAATCAAGCCACCAAATGCTCCTTCACCAGTAGTGAAGCCACCTACTGTTCCTGCTCCGCCAGTAGTGAAGCCACCGACTTACTCTCCACCTGTAGCGAAGCCGCCGACGCCTGCTCCACCAGTCGTGAAGCCCCCCAGTACTCCAGCACCACCGATGTTCAAGCCACCAACTCCTCTGCCTCCACCTTCTGGTACCCCATTGCCACCAGTCAGGTCAAGAGCAG ATTGCATCCCGTTATGTGCAGAGAGGTGCAAACTGCATTCAAGAAAGAACATTTGTACAAGGGCTTGCATTACTTGCTGCGACAGATGCAAATGTGTGCCGCCAGGAACTTATGGTAACAGGGAGAAATGTGGCAAATGCTACACTGACATGACTACTCGTCACAACAAGCCTAAGTGCCCTTGA
- the LOC8280572 gene encoding protein NRT1/ PTR FAMILY 2.11 isoform X3, translating to MLVLMLTAAVPNLHPSKCVAGESSNCIGPAAWQLAFLLSAFGFLVIGAGGIRPCNLAFGADQFNPNSESGKKGISSFFNWYYLTYTFAVMVSVTIIVYVQSDVSWAIGLGIPALLMFLSCTLFFLGTRIYVIVKPQGSPLTSVVQVLVAAAKKRELKLPENLASSLFNFCPSSSMNSKLRHTSQLSFLDKAAIVTSEDKINLDGSATNPWRLCSIQQVEEAKCWVRIIPIWASAIIFHIPLIQQNTYAVLQALQLDRRLDATDFTVPAATYVIFIMITLTVWIPIYDRLLVPYLERLTGKDGGLTLLQRMGIGIALSIICMLVSGLVEEHRRNVAFIRPTLGISPKGGSISSMSGMWLVPQLALAGLAEGFNYVAQIEFYYKQFPENMRSIAQSLFFAGYAISSYLSGFLISITHQITSRTKTGDWLAEDLNKGKLDYYYYMIGGLGLLNFVYFLASAKWYRYRGADDSTDEKAKETKKSLV from the coding sequence ATGTTGGTGTTAATGCTAACAGCAGCGGTTCCCAATCTGCATCCTTCCAAGTGTGTAGCAGGAGAGAGCAGCAACTGTATAGGGCCCGCAGCTTGGCAGTTAGCTTTCCTCTTAAGTGCCTTTGGATTCTTAGTCATTGGAGCTGGTGGTATTAGACCTTGCAATTTGGCCTTTGGAGCTGACCAATTCAATCCCAATTCTGAATCAGGCAAGAAGGGTATCAGTAGCTTCTTCAATTGGTACTACCTTACCTACACATTTGCAGTGATGGTATCTGTCACTATTATTGTCTATGTGCAATCTGATGTTAGTTGGGCTATTGGGTTGGGTATTCCTGCATTGCTAATGTTCCTTTCTtgtactcttttctttttgggaaCAAGAATTTATGTCATAGTTAAACCTCAAGGTAGCCCCCTAACAAGTGTAGTTCAAGTACTAGTTGCTGCTGCTAAGAAGAGAGAGCTGAAGCTTCCTGAAAATTTAGCATCGTCTCTTTTCAATTTCTGTCCTTCTAGTTCTATGAATTCCAAGCTTCGTCATACAAGTCAACTTAGTTTCCTTGACAAAGCAGCGATAGTTACGAGCGAAGACAAAATCAACTTGGATGGATCAGCTACTAATCCCTGGAGACTTTGTAGCATCCAGCAAGTTGAAGAAGCGAAATGTTGGGTGAGAATAATTCCTATATGGGCATCAGCTATAATATTTCACATTCCTTTGATACAACAGAACACTTATGCTGTTCTTCAAGCACTTCAGCTAGACAGACGCTTAGACGCCACTGATTTTACTGTCCCTGCAGCAacatatgtaatttttattatgattacaCTTACTGTTTGGATTCCTATATATGATCGACTTCTAGTTCCGTATCTTGAAAGACTCACTGGCAAAGATGGTGGATTAACATTACTTCAGAGAATGGGTATTGGGATTGCTCTTTCGATTATTTGTATGCTGGTTTCTGGGTTGGTTGAAGAACATAGAAGAAATGTTGCTTTCATTAGGCCAACACTTGGAATTTCACCAAAAGGAGGCTCTATATCATCAATGTCTGGTATGTGGCTAGTGCCTCAACTTGCACTTGCAGGACTAGCTGAAGGTTTCAATTATGTTGCCCAGATTGAGTTTTACTATAAGCAATTCCCGGAGAATATGAGGAGTATTGCTCAGTCACTCTTCTTTGCAGGCTATGCAATCTCAAGTTATCTAAGTGGTTTCCTTATTTCTATCACCCATCAAATTACTTCAAGGACAAAGACTGGAGATTGGTTGGCTGAGGATCTTAACAAGGGAAAATTGGATTACTATTATTACATGATTGGTGGGCTTGGGTTGCTTAactttgtttatttcttaGCATCTGCTAAGTGGTACAGATACAGAGGTGCTGATGACAGCACGGACGAAAAGGCCAAGGAAACGAAGAAATCCCTTGTCTGA
- the LOC112534592 gene encoding uncharacterized protein LOC112534592 — protein sequence MVVYKLDSNAIFLRCHDKAKLDLYELDAAVSSSSIVKGTDWKHLASLEANLQYDALEIFGVQINGLAFKNLGEELYNLHVIVNREGFCYLNVSRIVDPSVDLVYYRLNDLFGWSKYGVKPKILSIWNRSDIVNGGAIVDLEDQYNALNKLKEDLKKKDQELELYKEEISALQIELDKCHKRGSKKSLPPPPPPPIRFYVLQSPLSSQFDITWILRKFTAVDEDVTGLFPRNVSVYVSDGQFDTGSWRFIRGEENNRTYMVAFYEGGLGQVEFHGDVVSVPYTRGAALLADVYFFVALISGIGFRFAFLY from the coding sequence ATGGTAGTCTATAAGCTGGACTCTAATGCCATCTTCCTTCGCTGCCACGACAAAGCCAAACTAGACTTGTATGAACTAGATGCTGCTGTTTCCTCCTCTTCTATTGTGAAAGGAACAGACTGGAAGCATTTAGCTAGTTTAGAGGCCAATCTGCAGTACGATGCCTTGGAGATCTTCGGTGTCCAGATCAATGGGCTTGCATTCAAGAACTTAGGGGAAGAGCTTTACAATCTCCATGTAATAGTTAATCGTGAAGGGTTTTGTTATCTTAATGTCTCAAGAATTGTGGATCCATCAGTTGATCTGGTTTATTACAGATTGAACGATCTTTTTGGTTGGTCGAAATATGGAGTCAAACCCAAGATCTTATCGATCTGGAATCGTTCTGATATAGTCAATGGAGGAGCTATAGTAGATCTTGAAGATCAATACAATGCCTTAAATAAACTGAAAGAAgacttgaaaaagaaagatcaaGAATTGGAATTATACAAAGAAGAGATTTCTGCTTTGCAAATAGAGCTTGATAAGTGTCATAAAAGAGGGTCAAAGAAATCGCTTCCACCGCCGCCTCCGCCTCCTATCAGATTCTACGTTTTGCAGTCTCCGCTTTCTTCCCAGTTTGATATTACATGGATCTTGAGAAAGTTTACTGCTGTAGATGAAGAtgttacagggttatttccaAGAAATGTAAGTGTATATGTTAGTGACGGACAGTTTGATACTGGCAGTTGGAGGTTTATTAGAGGTGAAGAGAATAATCGGACTTATATGGTTGCTTTTTATGAAGGTGGATTAGGGCAAGTTGAGTTTCACGGTGATGTTGTTAGTGTTCCTTACACTAGAGGAGCGGCTTTACTGGCTGATGTTTACTTCTTTGTAGCTTTGATAAGTGGGATAGGTTTCCGGTTTGCTTTTCTGTATTAG
- the LOC8280571 gene encoding ankyrin repeat domain-containing protein EMB506, chloroplastic isoform X2, with the protein MDYESDWEEETYAKSTTRIVDYSTSNNYEEDSEEATYVASTSTTTVRNSTSKNYEEDLSKEIIQLLQPEERAILQQNATYNLDKLSTAKWKPLQTLALSGQIRFMDKLLADGLDIDSVDKDGLTALHKAIVGKKEAVISHLLRKGANPHVKDWDGASSLHYAVQIGALQTVKLLIKYNVDINVADNEGWTPLHVAVQTRKRDIVKVLLVNGADKNRKNKDGMTPVDLCLCYGKDFKSYDLAKLVKVVPANRDF; encoded by the exons ATGGATTATGAAAGTGATTGGGAGGAAGAAACATACGCCAAATCTACTACTAGGATAGTTGATTACTCCACATCCAACAATTATGAGGAGGATTCGGAGGAAGCCACATATGTTGCATCTACTTCTACTACGACAGTTCGTAACTCCACATCAAAAAATTATGAGGAGGATCTATCTAAAG AAATTATACAGCTTTTGCAACCAGAAGAAAGAGCAATTTTACAACAGAATGCAACTTATAACCTGGACAAACTATCAACA GCGAAATGGAAGCCGCTCCAGACGCTTGCATTATCAGGACAGATACGATTTATGGATAAGTTGCTAGCAGATGGACTTGATATTGACAGTGTGGATAAG GATGGTCTCACGGCTCTGCATAAGGCAATTGTTGGTAAAAAGGAGGCTGTTATTAGTCATCTTCTAAGAAAAGGTGCAAACCCTCATGTCAAAGATTGG GATGGTGCTAGCTCTCTCCATTATGCAGTTCAAATTGGTGCCCTGCAGACTGTGAagctattaattaaatataatgttGATATCAATGTTGCAGATAAT GAAGGTTGGACTCCATTGCACGTTGCAGTACAAACTAGAAAAAGAGATATAGTTAAAGTTCTATTAGTGAATGGTGCAGATAAGAACAGAAAAAATAAG GATGGAATGACACCCGTGGATCTTTGCTTATGTTATGGCAAAGACTTCAAATCATATGACCTTGCCAAGTTAGTGAAGGTCGTACCTGCTAACAGAGATTTTTGA
- the LOC8280575 gene encoding forkhead box protein B2, giving the protein MALKASTILLFACFLLVTTVVASSEEEIIRECVSTRKVSPATAPEKAPAWEKSHHHHAPDIAPAPEDCHHHYHRRRHHAPVPVKSHHHQAPEKFHHHHTLEKAHQPAKKAPAPSPSKVPPVHYLVPSMAPLPMEHGCVPLCEKRCKTHPVKRPCMKVCTACCAKCKCVPPGTTGNLNKCKNWDYVMLHGYEVQCP; this is encoded by the exons ATGGCTCTGAAAGCTAGCACCATCCTTTTGTTTGCCTGTTTCCTTCTTGTCACTACTGTG GTTGCATCTAGTGAAGAGGAAATCATCCGAGAG TGCGTTAGCACCAGAAAAGTCTCACCAGCTACAGCTCCAGAGAAAGCTCCAGCTTGGGAGAAGtctcatcatcatcatgcCCCAGACATAGCTCCAGCTCCAGAGGACTGTCATCATCACTACCACCGCCGCCGTCATCATGCACCAGTACCAGTAAAGTCCCACCATCATCAAGCCCCGGAGAAgtttcatcatcatcataccCTGGAAAAAGCTCATCAACCTGCTAAGAAGGCCCCTGCCCCCTCCCCAAGCAAAGTTCCCCCAGTTCACTACCTTGTCCCATCAATGGCACCTCTACCCATGGAGCATG GATGTGTCCCTCTATGCGAGAAACGCTGCAAGACCCATCCAGTGAAGAGGCCCTGCATGAAAGTGTGCACAGCATGCTGTGCTAAATGCAAATGTGTTCCACCAGGAACAACTGGTAACTTGAACAAGTGCAAGAACTGGGACTATGTGATGCTTCATGGCTACGAGGTTCAATGCCCTTGA
- the LOC8280573 gene encoding uncharacterized protein LOC8280573: protein MEEEKDVFYVVRKGDVVGIYKSLRDCQAQVGSSVCNPSVSVFKGYGLAKDAEDYLVSHGIKDAAFSIHATDVQPDLFGKLVPCPFQQPAFSEGKALNKDSSPKSSRGVLGSMGVMGSTSISINPQKQHPKWDNRVETKVMSSSCSSCILEFDGASKGNPGPAGAGAVLRAEDGSMVCLLREGLGTATNNVAEYRAVILGLKHALRKGFKHIRVRGDSNLVVMQIKGLWKIKSQNVADLCKEAKELKNKFLSFQIEHVLREFNSEADTQANLAVNLKDGQIEEDCSRT from the exons ATGGAGGAAGAGAAAGACGTATTTTACGTTGTACGGAAAGGAGATGTTGTTGGCATTTATAAAAGCTTAAGAGATTGCCAAGCTCAAGTTGGATCTTCT GTGTGTAATCCTTCTGTGAGTGTGTTCAAGGGATATGGTTTGGCTAAGGATGCTGAGGACTACCTCGTCTCACATGGGATTAAAGATGCTGCGTTTTCTATTCATGCTACTGATGTTCAACCTGATCTTTTTGGCAAACTTGTTCCTTGCCCTTTTCag CAACCAGCTTTTTCTGAAGGAAAAGCATTAAACAAGGATTCTTCACCTAAGAGTTCACGAGGAGTGCTTGGATCAATG GGAGTGATGGGATCAACTTCAATTTCGATAAATCCTCAAAAGCAGCATCCAAAATGGGATAATCGTGTTGAAACTAAAGTGATGTCTTCTAGTTGT TCCTCCTGCATTCTTGAGTTTGATGGTGCTTCAAAAGGAAATCCTGGTCCAGCTGGTGCTGGAGCTGTGCTGCGAGCTGAAGATGGAAGCATG GTCTGTCTCCTTCGTGAGGGCTTAGGAACTGCAACAAATAATGTTGCTGAATATCGAGCTGTAATTTTAGGACTGAAGCATGCACTAAGGAAAGGGTTCAAACATATTCGTGTCCGAGGAGACTCAAATCTTGTTGTCATGCAG ATTAAGGGTCTATGGAAAATCAAAAGCCAGAATGTGGCCGACTTGTGTAAAGAGGCCAAGGAGCTCAAGAATAAGTTTTTGTCATTCCAGATTGAACATGTTCTTAGG GAATTCAACTCTGAAGCTGACACTCAAGCAAATCTAGCTGTTAATCTCAAAG ATGGCCAAATTGAAGAAGATTGCAGTAGAACGTAA
- the LOC8280572 gene encoding protein NRT1/ PTR FAMILY 2.11 isoform X1, with amino-acid sequence MENKEEKDDHAEQAVINYRGIKAMPFIIGNETFEKLGTVGSTTNLVVYLTTVFNMKSVTATTAINIFNGTASIATLVGAFLSDTYFGRYKSLGFASVSSFLGMLVLMLTAAVPNLHPSKCVAGESSNCIGPAAWQLAFLLSAFGFLVIGAGGIRPCNLAFGADQFNPNSESGKKGISSFFNWYYLTYTFAVMVSVTIIVYVQSDVSWAIGLGIPALLMFLSCTLFFLGTRIYVIVKPQGSPLTSVVQVLVAAAKKRELKLPENLASSLFNFCPSSSMNSKLRHTSQLSFLDKAAIVTSEDKINLDGSATNPWRLCSIQQVEEAKCWVRIIPIWASAIIFHIPLIQQNTYAVLQALQLDRRLDATDFTVPAATYVIFIMITLTVWIPIYDRLLVPYLERLTGKDGGLTLLQRMGIGIALSIICMLVSGLVEEHRRNVAFIRPTLGISPKGGSISSMSGMWLVPQLALAGLAEGFNYVAQIEFYYKQFPENMRSIAQSLFFAGYAISSYLSGFLISITHQITSRTKTGDWLAEDLNKGKLDYYYYMIGGLGLLNFVYFLASAKWYRYRGADDSTDEKAKETKKSLV; translated from the exons atggAGAACAAGGAGGAGAAGGATGATCATGCTGAGCAAGCAGTCATCAACTACAGGGGAATTAAAGCTATGCCTTTTATCATTG GAAATGAGACCTTTGAGAAGCTTGGCACCGTCGGCTCAACGACGAACCTTGTGGTGTATCTGACGACAGTTTTCAACATGAAAAGCGTTACTGCCACCACTGCTATCAACATCTTCAATGGTACTGCAAGTATAGCCACTCTGGTTGGAGCCTTCCTTTCTGATACTTATTTCGGACGCTACAAGTCATTGGGTTTTGCTTCTGTATCTTCTTTTTTG GGAATGTTGGTGTTAATGCTAACAGCAGCGGTTCCCAATCTGCATCCTTCCAAGTGTGTAGCAGGAGAGAGCAGCAACTGTATAGGGCCCGCAGCTTGGCAGTTAGCTTTCCTCTTAAGTGCCTTTGGATTCTTAGTCATTGGAGCTGGTGGTATTAGACCTTGCAATTTGGCCTTTGGAGCTGACCAATTCAATCCCAATTCTGAATCAGGCAAGAAGGGTATCAGTAGCTTCTTCAATTGGTACTACCTTACCTACACATTTGCAGTGATGGTATCTGTCACTATTATTGTCTATGTGCAATCTGATGTTAGTTGGGCTATTGGGTTGGGTATTCCTGCATTGCTAATGTTCCTTTCTtgtactcttttctttttgggaaCAAGAATTTATGTCATAGTTAAACCTCAAGGTAGCCCCCTAACAAGTGTAGTTCAAGTACTAGTTGCTGCTGCTAAGAAGAGAGAGCTGAAGCTTCCTGAAAATTTAGCATCGTCTCTTTTCAATTTCTGTCCTTCTAGTTCTATGAATTCCAAGCTTCGTCATACAAGTCAACTTAGTTTCCTTGACAAAGCAGCGATAGTTACGAGCGAAGACAAAATCAACTTGGATGGATCAGCTACTAATCCCTGGAGACTTTGTAGCATCCAGCAAGTTGAAGAAGCGAAATGTTGGGTGAGAATAATTCCTATATGGGCATCAGCTATAATATTTCACATTCCTTTGATACAACAGAACACTTATGCTGTTCTTCAAGCACTTCAGCTAGACAGACGCTTAGACGCCACTGATTTTACTGTCCCTGCAGCAacatatgtaatttttattatgattacaCTTACTGTTTGGATTCCTATATATGATCGACTTCTAGTTCCGTATCTTGAAAGACTCACTGGCAAAGATGGTGGATTAACATTACTTCAGAGAATGGGTATTGGGATTGCTCTTTCGATTATTTGTATGCTGGTTTCTGGGTTGGTTGAAGAACATAGAAGAAATGTTGCTTTCATTAGGCCAACACTTGGAATTTCACCAAAAGGAGGCTCTATATCATCAATGTCTGGTATGTGGCTAGTGCCTCAACTTGCACTTGCAGGACTAGCTGAAGGTTTCAATTATGTTGCCCAGATTGAGTTTTACTATAAGCAATTCCCGGAGAATATGAGGAGTATTGCTCAGTCACTCTTCTTTGCAGGCTATGCAATCTCAAGTTATCTAAGTGGTTTCCTTATTTCTATCACCCATCAAATTACTTCAAGGACAAAGACTGGAGATTGGTTGGCTGAGGATCTTAACAAGGGAAAATTGGATTACTATTATTACATGATTGGTGGGCTTGGGTTGCTTAactttgtttatttcttaGCATCTGCTAAGTGGTACAGATACAGAGGTGCTGATGACAGCACGGACGAAAAGGCCAAGGAAACGAAGAAATCCCTTGTCTGA
- the LOC8280571 gene encoding ankyrin repeat domain-containing protein EMB506, chloroplastic isoform X1, giving the protein MVTWVTTASPFNLPLPRFAATPGTSTGTNLFKASTGSFDFLLANKCRKLTTCRVESKWAYPSERLPGVWEDPDDGSGSDYDEVEELEENDMDYESDWEEETYAKSTTRIVDYSTSNNYEEDSEEATYVASTSTTTVRNSTSKNYEEDLSKEIIQLLQPEERAILQQNATYNLDKLSTAKWKPLQTLALSGQIRFMDKLLADGLDIDSVDKDGLTALHKAIVGKKEAVISHLLRKGANPHVKDWDGASSLHYAVQIGALQTVKLLIKYNVDINVADNEGWTPLHVAVQTRKRDIVKVLLVNGADKNRKNKDGMTPVDLCLCYGKDFKSYDLAKLVKVVPANRDF; this is encoded by the exons ATGGTGACCTGGGTGACTACTGCTTCTCCTTTCAATCTTCCACTTCCACGATTTGCTGCTACTCCGGGAACAAGTACTGGTACCAATCTTTTCAAAGCATCCACTGGaagttttgattttcttcttgCTAATAAATGCCGAAAACTGACTACTTGTCGGGTTGAGTCAAAGTGGGCCTACCCCTCAGAAAGATTGCCGGGAGTTTGGGAAGATCCTGATGACGGTAGTGGCAGTGATTATGATGAAGTTGAAGAATTGGAAGAAAATGACATGGATTATGAAAGTGATTGGGAGGAAGAAACATACGCCAAATCTACTACTAGGATAGTTGATTACTCCACATCCAACAATTATGAGGAGGATTCGGAGGAAGCCACATATGTTGCATCTACTTCTACTACGACAGTTCGTAACTCCACATCAAAAAATTATGAGGAGGATCTATCTAAAG AAATTATACAGCTTTTGCAACCAGAAGAAAGAGCAATTTTACAACAGAATGCAACTTATAACCTGGACAAACTATCAACA GCGAAATGGAAGCCGCTCCAGACGCTTGCATTATCAGGACAGATACGATTTATGGATAAGTTGCTAGCAGATGGACTTGATATTGACAGTGTGGATAAG GATGGTCTCACGGCTCTGCATAAGGCAATTGTTGGTAAAAAGGAGGCTGTTATTAGTCATCTTCTAAGAAAAGGTGCAAACCCTCATGTCAAAGATTGG GATGGTGCTAGCTCTCTCCATTATGCAGTTCAAATTGGTGCCCTGCAGACTGTGAagctattaattaaatataatgttGATATCAATGTTGCAGATAAT GAAGGTTGGACTCCATTGCACGTTGCAGTACAAACTAGAAAAAGAGATATAGTTAAAGTTCTATTAGTGAATGGTGCAGATAAGAACAGAAAAAATAAG GATGGAATGACACCCGTGGATCTTTGCTTATGTTATGGCAAAGACTTCAAATCATATGACCTTGCCAAGTTAGTGAAGGTCGTACCTGCTAACAGAGATTTTTGA
- the LOC8280572 gene encoding protein NRT1/ PTR FAMILY 2.11 isoform X2: MIMLSKQSSTTGELKLCLLSLTHAGNETFEKLGTVGSTTNLVVYLTTVFNMKSVTATTAINIFNGTASIATLVGAFLSDTYFGRYKSLGFASVSSFLGMLVLMLTAAVPNLHPSKCVAGESSNCIGPAAWQLAFLLSAFGFLVIGAGGIRPCNLAFGADQFNPNSESGKKGISSFFNWYYLTYTFAVMVSVTIIVYVQSDVSWAIGLGIPALLMFLSCTLFFLGTRIYVIVKPQGSPLTSVVQVLVAAAKKRELKLPENLASSLFNFCPSSSMNSKLRHTSQLSFLDKAAIVTSEDKINLDGSATNPWRLCSIQQVEEAKCWVRIIPIWASAIIFHIPLIQQNTYAVLQALQLDRRLDATDFTVPAATYVIFIMITLTVWIPIYDRLLVPYLERLTGKDGGLTLLQRMGIGIALSIICMLVSGLVEEHRRNVAFIRPTLGISPKGGSISSMSGMWLVPQLALAGLAEGFNYVAQIEFYYKQFPENMRSIAQSLFFAGYAISSYLSGFLISITHQITSRTKTGDWLAEDLNKGKLDYYYYMIGGLGLLNFVYFLASAKWYRYRGADDSTDEKAKETKKSLV; this comes from the exons ATGATCATGCTGAGCAAGCAGTCATCAACTACAGGGGAATTAAAGCTATGCCTTTTATCATTG aCACATGCAGGAAATGAGACCTTTGAGAAGCTTGGCACCGTCGGCTCAACGACGAACCTTGTGGTGTATCTGACGACAGTTTTCAACATGAAAAGCGTTACTGCCACCACTGCTATCAACATCTTCAATGGTACTGCAAGTATAGCCACTCTGGTTGGAGCCTTCCTTTCTGATACTTATTTCGGACGCTACAAGTCATTGGGTTTTGCTTCTGTATCTTCTTTTTTG GGAATGTTGGTGTTAATGCTAACAGCAGCGGTTCCCAATCTGCATCCTTCCAAGTGTGTAGCAGGAGAGAGCAGCAACTGTATAGGGCCCGCAGCTTGGCAGTTAGCTTTCCTCTTAAGTGCCTTTGGATTCTTAGTCATTGGAGCTGGTGGTATTAGACCTTGCAATTTGGCCTTTGGAGCTGACCAATTCAATCCCAATTCTGAATCAGGCAAGAAGGGTATCAGTAGCTTCTTCAATTGGTACTACCTTACCTACACATTTGCAGTGATGGTATCTGTCACTATTATTGTCTATGTGCAATCTGATGTTAGTTGGGCTATTGGGTTGGGTATTCCTGCATTGCTAATGTTCCTTTCTtgtactcttttctttttgggaaCAAGAATTTATGTCATAGTTAAACCTCAAGGTAGCCCCCTAACAAGTGTAGTTCAAGTACTAGTTGCTGCTGCTAAGAAGAGAGAGCTGAAGCTTCCTGAAAATTTAGCATCGTCTCTTTTCAATTTCTGTCCTTCTAGTTCTATGAATTCCAAGCTTCGTCATACAAGTCAACTTAGTTTCCTTGACAAAGCAGCGATAGTTACGAGCGAAGACAAAATCAACTTGGATGGATCAGCTACTAATCCCTGGAGACTTTGTAGCATCCAGCAAGTTGAAGAAGCGAAATGTTGGGTGAGAATAATTCCTATATGGGCATCAGCTATAATATTTCACATTCCTTTGATACAACAGAACACTTATGCTGTTCTTCAAGCACTTCAGCTAGACAGACGCTTAGACGCCACTGATTTTACTGTCCCTGCAGCAacatatgtaatttttattatgattacaCTTACTGTTTGGATTCCTATATATGATCGACTTCTAGTTCCGTATCTTGAAAGACTCACTGGCAAAGATGGTGGATTAACATTACTTCAGAGAATGGGTATTGGGATTGCTCTTTCGATTATTTGTATGCTGGTTTCTGGGTTGGTTGAAGAACATAGAAGAAATGTTGCTTTCATTAGGCCAACACTTGGAATTTCACCAAAAGGAGGCTCTATATCATCAATGTCTGGTATGTGGCTAGTGCCTCAACTTGCACTTGCAGGACTAGCTGAAGGTTTCAATTATGTTGCCCAGATTGAGTTTTACTATAAGCAATTCCCGGAGAATATGAGGAGTATTGCTCAGTCACTCTTCTTTGCAGGCTATGCAATCTCAAGTTATCTAAGTGGTTTCCTTATTTCTATCACCCATCAAATTACTTCAAGGACAAAGACTGGAGATTGGTTGGCTGAGGATCTTAACAAGGGAAAATTGGATTACTATTATTACATGATTGGTGGGCTTGGGTTGCTTAactttgtttatttcttaGCATCTGCTAAGTGGTACAGATACAGAGGTGCTGATGACAGCACGGACGAAAAGGCCAAGGAAACGAAGAAATCCCTTGTCTGA
- the LOC8280574 gene encoding uncharacterized protein LOC8280574: MATLSTFSSSLHSIPRPNSQRIHSHSLSFLHFQSHGFSSSFNNIILKNTTKGRTSFFHGIRKLKSLEEDTQISEEAQVEEQPEQQQTVSVPVSPSDTLTMFFQAEGTMNETAIPTVTKALEGSEGITDLKVQVQEGIASVELTKQTTAQATGVASSLVELIQGSGFKLQTLNLSFADEEDALV; the protein is encoded by the exons ATGGCCACACTCTCTACCTTCTCGTCATCTCTGCACTCAATTCCTAGACCCAATTCTCAAAGAATTCATTCTCATTCTCTCTCCTTTCTCCATTTCCAATCCCATGGATTTTCCAGTTCTTTCAACaacattatattaaaaaacacCACAAAGGGTAGGACTTCATTTTTCCATggaattagaaaattaaagtcACTTGAAGAGGACACCCAAATCTCAGAAGAAGCCCAAGTAGAAGAACAACCTGAACAACAACAAACGGTGTCTGTCCCTGTCTCTCCTTCTGACACTCTTACCATGTTCTTTCAG GCAGAGGGAACAATGAATGAAACTGCTATTCCTACTGTGACCAAGGCCTTGGAG GGATCTGAGGGCATTACAGATTTGAAGGTTCAAGTCCAAGAGGGTATTGCAAGTGTTGAG TTAACAAAACAAACAACCGCGCAAGCTACAGGAGTGGCTTCTAGTTTAGTTGAGCTCATACAAGGTTCAGGTTTCAAGTTGCAGACATTGAATTTGAGTTTTGCGGATGAAGAGGATGCCCTGGTTTAG